TAATTCGCCGGCGATAGAAAAATTCACTTATTAAATTCATTAGATTCGCTCCCTTGTTTCATAGTCAAAAAGATGTAACTTGCCAGCTTTAAAACTAAATTGTACTAATTCACCAATTTCATAGCTAGATTTTTTTTTGAACATTATCGAAACAAGCCCAAGATTGTTAACTTCAACTTTTCCAAGAATATCTTTTCCAAGATTTTCGACTGTAGTAATCTTCCCTTGAAAATTTCCATTTTCATTTTCCAGCAAATCTTCTGCACGAATTCCTGCTCTAATTTTTTCTTGAGAATAATCTGTTAAATTTTCATAAATAATTTGATTATCAACAACAACACGTTTATTTTCTTTATCATAAAAAGCATCAAAAATGTTCATTTCCGGAACACCCAAAAAAGATGCAACAAATTCATTTTTCGGTTTATGGTATAATTCAGTTGGTGTTCCGATTTGTTGAACATAACCTGTTGACATACAAATAATTCTATCAGAAATTGACATTGCCTCTTCTTGATCGTGAGTAACAAAAACTGTTGTAATACCGATTTCTGTCTGGATTTTTCGAATTCATTGCCGAGTTTGGACTCGCAATTTTGCATCTAAATTCGAAAGTGGCTCATCCATTAACAAAATATCAGGATGACGCACGATTCCGCGCGCAATTGCGACTCTTTGTTGTTGTCCTCCTGATAATTTTGTCGGTTTTTTTGCTAAATTTTTTGTAATTTCGACCTTTTCAGCCGTTCGGAGTACGGCGCGATTTATTGCTTCTTTTATTGAAATATTATCATTTTGGTATCTTTGATATTCTTCAAGGTCAGCTTCGGATAATTTTTCTTTACTTAGCGAAAATTTGGTAATTAAATTTTTTTCAAAGTCTAAAAACTGTTTCAAAGTCGCACTTTTATAGGAACTGATTTTTGATTTTAGCGATTTTAATAACATGAGATTTGGCGAATTTTTTGAGTTGGTTTCTAAAAATTTCTTTTTGTTTTGTAAATAACTTTGTTCTAAATTTTCTAGGCTTTGCGAATTTTTTATTGAAAGTTTTTCATTTTCAATTTCGTTTTTAAACCATAGCTCCTTATCTACTTTTTGTTGATTAAAAGCTGCTAATTGCTCTTGATAGTCTAAATTTAGTGATTCTTCATCATTTAATGTTGTTTTTGCCCTAAAATTTTTATACCCTTTTTGAATTTGGCTTAATTCTAATTTTGCATTTTTCCTAAACTGTTTATACAGATTTTCCAAATTTGTAAGTTTTTTGTATACTTGCGCTTTTTGCTCTAAAAAGTTTTTCCGGGCTTTTACTAATTCAGGTGCGAATTTTATTGCATATTTTTCTTCTCGGATCAGTTTTTTATAGAGTTTTTTATCTTGTTTGGCATTAGTTTTAATTTTTCTAACTTTTAGTTTGTAGGCTCTACGAAAGGAAATTGCCTGTTGAATTGGACATTTTGTACTTGATTTTCCCTGGAAAATTTTTTTTCAAATAGACCAGAAAATTGAAGCAGATTTCCCTAATTTAAGAAATTCAATTGTAAGGTGTTTAATTTCTGCTTGTTTGTGGATTTCGATTAAAGAATAATCTGATTTTAATTGGTTAAGTTTTAAATAAGTTTGTGTTTTTAATTCGTTATAATCATGTTCTAATTGGCGATAGACATCAAAATAGTCAAATAAAAGTGATTTGTACTTTGCCAAATCTTCAATTGAAGCGCCGTTTTTTGCAAGCACAATTGAATTAGCGCTAACGCGAGCGAGCATAGATTTTTCATATGCCCGTTGTTTTCAACGATGGTCATTATGAAGCGAAAAAGCGATATTTCCAAAAACATTTAAATGCGGGTAAAGAGCATAATTTTGAAAAACAAGACCGATTTTTCGTTGTTGTGGTGATTTTCTTGTAACATCTTCGCCATTGAAAATAATTTGACCCGAAGTGGGGTTTAATAATCCTGCAATTGCATTTAAAATTGTTGTCTTTCCTGAACCAGAAGGCCCTAAAAGTGTTACAAGTTCGCCTTTAAAAATTTTTAAATTGGCCTTATCAACTGCAAGAGTTTCGCCAAAATCAATCGTTAAATCCTTAATTTCAATTGCGGGAATTAAGGATTTTGATTTATAACGATTTTCAAAAGCCTGCCGAATTTTTTTAATCTCTGATTCAAAACTCAGATTTTGTAATTGGTTATTTTCGAACGTTTTTTTCATTTCTAATTTCATGCTTTTGCTTCCTTTTTTGTTCAAGTCCAAACTCATACCAGTCAAAGACATTTTTATCTTTATTAATATCGCCTAAAACTAAAAAATTATCGATTGCACCAACGCCGCGTGTTTTATAAACTGATTTGATCATATTTGTGATTGTCACGAATTTTGTATCTTTTAAATTCTCATAAAAACCAAATTTTTTGTTAATTGAGTTTTCCAAAGCGGCTGCTTGTTTAATTGAAACATAAGAATAAATCGAACTTTCATTGTTAATTGCGGCAAGGCCACTTTGTAAAATCGGAATTGCAAGCCCTGCTTTCACAATTTCAACAGCATAATTTTTAAAAAAACCATCATGACCAAAATAAATGCTGCCAACATAACGATCATAAGAACGAGCAGCTCCAGTTTTTGGGAAAAGAAAAGAAATTATACTTTTATTTGGCAGAATTTTTTCTGCAAAATTCTTTGCTTTTTGGGCATACTCGCCTTCTAAACCTTTTGTTTTTTGGTAATTTCCTTGACCATCTTTTTTTCCAACTTCTGGCGTGTCAATACTTTCAAGGCGGGCATTAAAAATCGGTGGAAGTTTATCTGAATTCAACGCTTTTAATGTTACAGTATCCCCATCAGTCCATTTTTCAACTTGAGCACTAATAATTTCAAAATATGTCTTATCAGGCAAAATTTCATTTTTGAATTTGATTTTTTCCTCATCTTGCCATTGATATTTTGGATCTAGAAATTTTCGAATATTTTGTGCATATTGACTTTGCGGATTTTGTAAATCTTCAAACGGATTTTTTGAAAAATCCTCTATTTTATAGTATTTTTGTGCTTCTGTATACGAAAATTTGTGATTTTCGACAATACATGAAATTGCAAAAAAGGCAACTATAATTATGTTTAATGTTCCGAGAAATAGTTTCTGAAAAATTTTTTTCATAATTTCTTAAAAATAGTTAGACATTTTAATTTTTTACGCGATATGCAGGCCCTAAATTTGCTCTTAGTGTTTTTAGAAAATCGCTAAAATTACGTAATTTCCCATCACTTGCGTGAAGGCTTTGCATCTGCGCAACGGTTGAATCTAAAGTGGTTCGAAACACTCCAGCCACTGCATCAACATTGTCAAAAACTAAACTATATTGCGATTTTGAATCAGCTTTTATAAATTTACTAAACTGATTAAAAGATACTTTTTGTCCCAAATTTTTCGTATTTAAAACATTGCTATCTAGTGTTGATTTTAAAGGCAGCAAATAAGAGCTGGATTTTGAAAAATATTCAATTGGTGTAATTTTTCCAAATTTGCCGCCAAAATCAACTTTTTCGGTTAAAACTCAATTAATAAAAGTTTTTATAGCCCTATCTTCTTTTTCAGTTGCATGAATTAAAATAAGATCTGGGCCTTGAGAAACAACAGGAATAATTTTGCTTGTTCGCGCGAATTTGTGAGGTGCGGCAACCATATCAAATTCACCTTCATTAAGCGCTGCAGACCCTGATATTTGTTCCATTCCGGCATAAGATGGAATTATAATTGGTTTAAAATTTTCGTTTAGATCAAGAACTTCATAACTGCCTTCAACAATTCCTGAAGGTTTTTCGCTTTTGTTTGTAAAATAAAACACTTCCTTTCGTTTGTTTTTTTCAATAAGTTCTTTAATTCGCGGAAGAATTGCTGATTTTATTTTTATTTTCGATTTTTGATCAATTGCAAGGATTTCTAAGTCTTTGCTTATATCAGTTAAATCTGTTGCTTTAATTACCGCAGCATATTGAGCTCTTGAGACATTATACAAACGTTTGCTGCCATCATAGAAAAACCCAACTAAATAGTTTTTAGCATTTGCTTTAACGAAATTATGAAAATAACCTGATGTTGACCCAATTGAAAAAACTTGTTGGTGATTACGGAAATAAGTTGAGTTATATTCGCCAGGTGAGGTAAAATAAATCGATCTATCTTTAATACCTTCAGAGATTAAATTATAAATTTTTTCAAAATTTTTATACCTGTCTGAATTAGGTTGATCCATATAAGATGTAAAGTCAATTAAATTTTTTTGTCGGTCTAATACTGTGATTTCCTTTGATTTATCACCTTCAGATAAAGAACGGGCAAGTGCGAAAATTAAAGTTGCATGATTATCGATTCCTAAAGCTGATTTTGCCGAATTTAGCGCTGAACCTGATAAGGCTTCTGGGAATGATTTTATAATTCTTGAAGATAATTTCTGTAAATCTGTAAAGTTTTCAAGATCAGATTTTTGAAACTGATAACCGGCAAGACCTTCTTCATTTGAGACATAATTTTTCCAAATTTTTTCAATTTCTTTAATATCTTCGTTTTTTTCAGTAGCTAATTTTTGAAATTGAGCAAAATAAGGCTTGTCTTCTTCTTTGATTGTTGCAGGTTTTTTCTCATCTTTTAACGCTTTTTCAATAATTCAACCTAATAAAATTTTGTTAATTGTCAAAGTTTCGGTTGATTTTCCAAATGGGAGTGTATAAATTCCTTTTGTATCAAGGAAGGGAATTTCCGAATTAATTTCTAAAAATTCGGAAATTCCTTGCTCTTTTAGAAAGTTTTTTGTTATTTTTTCTTGTTCTTCTTGCGGTTCAACATCTGATTTAAAATCGCTAACAAGTGGAAATGTCATTTGATATTTATTAACAATTGCAAGTAAACTTGAATAATTTGTGACAATATTTGGCAGTTTTATACGGTCTTTTGTCTCTAAATAGCTATTAATTGTCGAAGCAGCGCGACTATAACCACCTTGGAAATATTGTTCTTCCATTTTGATAAAGTCTTTTTTCTGATTTGCAGTCGTATTCCAAAGTTCAATAATTTTTTGTAATGCTTTTGTCTCGTTTCCAGTAGATGAAAAAGAATGCCCAAAAACTAGTTTCCCATCCTCAATACTATCAAATCTGGCAGTATTATTACTAATACAAGCACCAAGAAAAGCTATTGGGGATACAGTTAATAAACTTGTCAGGAAAATACTCCTGATTTTATTAGAAATTTTACTTTTTGTAAGGGGGGTATTATCGCGTTTCATTTGTTTATATTCCTTTTTTTTTTTTTTTTTTTAATTTTTTTCTGTTTTTTCACTGGCTTTTTTATTTAAATTTAGCAAAATAGCAATATTTTTTTTTAATTGTTCAAGAAAATAATCAAAATTTAAGTCTAATTGAGGATTGTTATGAAACTGATTATTGATTTGACCTAAAGTTTGTTGCATACTTATGCGGAAAGTGTTAGAATCAACGCCGGCTGGTTCGGCAAAAAACCGATATTTTTCGGGGTTTTCGAGAGTTTTTTTAAATTGTTCAAAAGCAATTTTAAAAAGTGGGTTTTGCAAAAATACAGGATTTTTAACAAAATCAGAATTTAAATTTGTTTTGGTAGGATTTAAATTCCCAGCAGCTAGGGATAAAAAATCACTTGGTGTTACAATAATTTTTTGATTATTATTATCTAAAAATTCTTCTTTTTCGGAAATAAATCACTTTATAAAATTAAGTGTTGCCGTGTCTTCTTTTTCGTTATTATGAAAACCAATTAACGAAGGGCCTTGTGATGTGATTATATTAAACCGGTTTGAATTCTGAAGTTTTTGGGGCTCTGGTAAAGCCATTAATTCATCTTCGTTAAGTTTTTCATACGATTTTGAAAAAAGAAAGATATTTGGGTTTTGTTTTATTAGTTTAAGTTTGTTCTTAGAACTAACTTCTAAATTGAGATTTGCAAAATCAACATCTGATTTTTTGTTATTTTCAAGTCATTTATCAAAATTTGCATCACTTGCTAAAAAACTAAAATTATTTAAATTAGCCTTTATTTTTATAGTATTTTTTACTTCCTGAATCAAATTTTTATCATTTATTTGGTCTAAACTAATATCATTTTCGGAAATCTGACTTTGATTTCCAACGTAGACATACCCTGGTTTATTATCAAGAATTTGGTGAATTTTAGCAATTGCATTTGGTGGTAAATTTTCATCACTAACTAATTTTCAAATTCTCGAATTAGAACCAACAGGATAGTCTTTTTGTGAATTTGGAAATTTAAAACGTAAAAAAACTTGCCCGATTTTTTCAAAATTTCGGGTATAATGACTTGATGATGTAAGTGCAAAAACTAGTTGATGATTTTTTAAATAATCACTTGCATAACCTCTATTTCAAGTTCAAGGGCCAGCAAGTTTGTTTTTAATTAAACTAGCCATGATTTCATAAGCTTTTTTTGTATTTTGATAATTTTTAGTTTTATTATCAAAAAGATTGGTATAATTCAGCAATTCAATATTTTTATTTTCATCACGATCACGGAAATAACTTGATTTTAG
The sequence above is a segment of the Mesomycoplasma flocculare ATCC 27399 genome. Coding sequences within it:
- a CDS encoding thermonuclease family protein, with product MKKIFQKLFLGTLNIIIVAFFAISCIVENHKFSYTEAQKYYKIEDFSKNPFEDLQNPQSQYAQNIRKFLDPKYQWQDEEKIKFKNEILPDKTYFEIISAQVEKWTDGDTVTLKALNSDKLPPIFNARLESIDTPEVGKKDGQGNYQKTKGLEGEYAQKAKNFAEKILPNKSIISFLFPKTGAARSYDRYVGSIYFGHDGFFKNYAVEIVKAGLAIPILQSGLAAINNESSIYSYVSIKQAAALENSINKKFGFYENLKDTKFVTITNMIKSVYKTRGVGAIDNFLVLGDINKDKNVFDWYEFGLEQKRKQKHEIRNEKNVRK
- a CDS encoding P68 family surface lipoprotein encodes the protein MNKIRKFKSKFWKSALILSPTFPVAFLAAACNTKSEYNIFKSKIYKPQTENPLRFNTEIDDMIDFRVIFYENDPRTKALSKVLQKWNEKTEVKNKKPGFLPAKLDNSYTNYQNDQNALASYIQAKENKKLPNLTLNYPALAATLNKFGMLLDLNTQKELEEKIKSEYDEKFLSETKNLPGISPDRIPFLPILKTSKVLLVDKPVLSYILESAKKSSPNFKILASDQKIVENLDLQKTDLEYIKRIWGGYKSISFNENGFDGYTFSFSKLNNFAELVDFLSRVKKSFPEAEKGSQTEKVDFLIGFNDVAATLFFTSFAEANGEYLKSSYFRDRDENKNIELLNYTNLFDNKTKNYQNTKKAYEIMASLIKNKLAGPWTWNRGYASDYLKNHQLVFALTSSSHYTRNFEKIGQVFLRFKFPNSQKDYPVGSNSRIWKLVSDENLPPNAIAKIHQILDNKPGYVYVGNQSQISENDISLDQINDKNLIQEVKNTIKIKANLNNFSFLASDANFDKWLENNKKSDVDFANLNLEVSSKNKLKLIKQNPNIFLFSKSYEKLNEDELMALPEPQKLQNSNRFNIITSQGPSLIGFHNNEKEDTATLNFIKWFISEKEEFLDNNNQKIIVTPSDFLSLAAGNLNPTKTNLNSDFVKNPVFLQNPLFKIAFEQFKKTLENPEKYRFFAEPAGVDSNTFRISMQQTLGQINNQFHNNPQLDLNFDYFLEQLKKNIAILLNLNKKASEKTEKN
- a CDS encoding P68 family surface lipoprotein translates to MKRDNTPLTKSKISNKIRSIFLTSLLTVSPIAFLGACISNNTARFDSIEDGKLVFGHSFSSTGNETKALQKIIELWNTTANQKKDFIKMEEQYFQGGYSRAASTINSYLETKDRIKLPNIVTNYSSLLAIVNKYQMTFPLVSDFKSDVEPQEEQEKITKNFLKEQGISEFLEINSEIPFLDTKGIYTLPFGKSTETLTINKILLGWIIEKALKDEKKPATIKEEDKPYFAQFQKLATEKNEDIKEIEKIWKNYVSNEEGLAGYQFQKSDLENFTDLQKLSSRIIKSFPEALSGSALNSAKSALGIDNHATLIFALARSLSEGDKSKEITVLDRQKNLIDFTSYMDQPNSDRYKNFEKIYNLISEGIKDRSIYFTSPGEYNSTYFRNHQQVFSIGSTSGYFHNFVKANAKNYLVGFFYDGSKRLYNVSRAQYAAVIKATDLTDISKDLEILAIDQKSKIKIKSAILPRIKELIEKNKRKEVFYFTNKSEKPSGIVEGSYEVLDLNENFKPIIIPSYAGMEQISGSAALNEGEFDMVAAPHKFARTSKIIPVVSQGPDLILIHATEKEDRAIKTFINWVLTEKVDFGGKFGKITPIEYFSKSSSYLLPLKSTLDSNVLNTKNLGQKVSFNQFSKFIKADSKSQYSLVFDNVDAVAGVFRTTLDSTVAQMQSLHASDGKLRNFSDFLKTLRANLGPAYRVKN
- a CDS encoding ATP-binding cassette domain-containing protein, giving the protein MKKTFENNQLQNLSFESEIKKIRQAFENRYKSKSLIPAIEIKDLTIDFGETLAVDKANLKIFKGELVTLLGPSGSGKTTILNAIAGLLNPTSGQIIFNGEDVTRKSPQQRKIGLVFQNYALYPHLNVFGNIAFSLHNDHRWKQRAYEKSMLARVSANSIVLAKNGASIEDLAKYKSLLFDYFDVYRQLEHDYNELKTQTYLKLNQLKSDYSLIEIHKQAEIKHLTIEFLKLGKSASIFWSIWKKIFQGKSSTKCPIQQAISFRRAYKLKVRKIKTNAKQDKKLYKKLIREEKYAIKFAPELVKARKNFLEQKAQVYKKLTNLENLYKQFRKNAKLELSQIQKGYKNFRAKTTLNDEESLNLDYQEQLAAFNQQKVDKELWFKNEIENEKLSIKNSQSLENLEQSYLQNKKKFLETNSKNSPNLMLLKSLKSKISSYKSATLKQFLDFEKNLITKFSLSKEKLSEADLEEYQRYQNDNISIKEAINRAVLRTAEKVEITKNLAKKPTKLSGGQQQRVAIARGIVRHPDILLMDEPLSNLDAKLRVQTRQWIRKIQTEIGITTVFVTHDQEEAMSISDRIICMSTGYVQQIGTPTELYHKPKNEFVASFLGVPEMNIFDAFYDKENKRVVVDNQIIYENLTDYSQEKIRAGIRAEDLLENENGNFQGKITTVENLGKDILGKVEVNNLGLVSIMFKKKSSYEIGELVQFSFKAGKLHLFDYETRERI